One part of the Bdellovibrio bacteriovorus genome encodes these proteins:
- the dacB gene encoding D-alanyl-D-alanine carboxypeptidase/D-alanyl-D-alanine endopeptidase, whose product MKALLISLVVALISFNVHADDKFKDISKEFEALAKKYGVNSKDLGIYATIGEGEELKTVLDVNGNKMMVPASISKIATASAVLASFPPGTKFKTQLLIGGDLKNGTLKGTLYLKGGGDPSFVSENMWYLVNAFTRTKIKRIEGDIVVDDSLFDNVRYDMSRQKERVDRAYDAPVGAMSFNWNSVNIFVRANGAGNGADVTIDPENDYIRLVNKAKTVGGSANNLLADRQEDKKFPGDVIHVGGSIGQGLKEVVVFKNITQPDLWAGYNLKAFLAQRGIQLTGTIRNGVTPEKAELVAESESKPIEQMVADMNKFSNNYVAEMLTKNLGAVKKTKGATLADGVLVINEHMQSLGVPADQYNLESPSGLSRQNKLSSFAMWKVLQHLRNDFRVQPEFLTSLPIAGVDGTLKKRMKNSPAERWVRAKTGFLTGVVSLAGYAGLEDGRVVTFSFVYNGSTDETKIRAFFDNLLIYLVK is encoded by the coding sequence GTGAAAGCTTTATTGATTTCTTTGGTCGTTGCGCTGATTTCTTTCAACGTTCACGCGGACGATAAGTTTAAGGATATATCCAAAGAGTTTGAGGCGCTGGCTAAGAAATACGGGGTTAATTCCAAGGATCTTGGGATTTATGCGACGATCGGGGAAGGCGAAGAGCTGAAAACGGTTTTGGATGTGAACGGGAACAAGATGATGGTCCCGGCCTCCATTTCAAAAATTGCGACGGCTTCGGCGGTTTTGGCGTCATTTCCTCCGGGGACTAAATTCAAAACTCAGCTTTTGATCGGCGGGGACCTGAAAAACGGAACTTTGAAAGGGACGTTGTATCTGAAAGGGGGCGGGGATCCTTCGTTCGTCTCTGAAAACATGTGGTATCTGGTCAATGCTTTCACCCGCACTAAAATCAAAAGAATTGAAGGCGATATCGTCGTTGATGACTCTCTGTTCGACAATGTCCGATACGACATGAGCCGTCAGAAAGAGCGTGTGGATCGCGCTTATGATGCTCCGGTCGGGGCGATGAGCTTTAACTGGAACTCCGTGAACATTTTTGTGCGTGCGAACGGGGCGGGGAACGGTGCTGACGTCACCATTGATCCGGAAAATGACTATATCCGTCTGGTGAACAAGGCAAAAACTGTGGGCGGTTCAGCGAACAATCTGCTGGCAGATCGCCAGGAGGACAAAAAATTCCCGGGTGATGTGATTCACGTGGGAGGCAGCATTGGTCAGGGTTTGAAGGAAGTGGTGGTCTTTAAAAACATCACGCAGCCGGACCTTTGGGCAGGGTACAATCTGAAGGCTTTCCTGGCACAAAGAGGAATTCAACTCACCGGTACGATCAGGAACGGTGTCACACCAGAGAAAGCAGAACTTGTCGCTGAATCGGAAAGCAAACCGATTGAGCAGATGGTGGCCGACATGAACAAGTTTTCAAACAACTATGTTGCCGAGATGCTGACCAAGAATCTGGGTGCGGTGAAAAAAACAAAAGGCGCAACACTGGCTGACGGCGTGCTTGTTATCAATGAGCACATGCAAAGTCTGGGTGTTCCCGCGGATCAATACAATCTGGAGTCACCTTCAGGTTTGTCGCGCCAGAACAAACTGTCATCATTCGCGATGTGGAAGGTCCTGCAGCATTTACGCAACGACTTCCGGGTCCAGCCGGAGTTCCTGACATCCTTGCCGATCGCAGGGGTTGATGGCACGCTTAAAAAACGCATGAAGAATTCCCCGGCAGAACGTTGGGTGCGTGCGAAAACGGGATTCCTGACAGGCGTGGTCTCATTGGCGGGTTATGCGGGTTTGGAGGACGGGCGAGTTGTGACTTTCTCTTTCGTTTACAATGGTTCCACGGATGAGACGAAGATTCGCGCGTTTTTTGATAATTTACTTATCTATCTTGTAAAATAA
- a CDS encoding signal peptidase II, whose amino-acid sequence MKKREWLIVILPLLATWSLDRITKIWATGITQLKSYGPVHFVLHHNHGAMLGLFSDLPSVLRIVSLSTGGAFLLATYALIQYLLPIKSLTLRSGLSILIGGIIGNVTDRIIWGYVVDFIVVGTPSLSSPAFNVADALQWVGYGLIVYAIIREGELLWPENNVRKQYWVNMPFQLKYCFILMGVGLSLTLICSVFSYTYMRVTIQELVGNNAFLLNKFLVPFVITFMIISVAFCAILFAVGRLISHRIAGPLYAFERFLHQALEGKADAHLKLRTGDEFKHLEELADEINKRLHQIKKERTVNVIEYKEEG is encoded by the coding sequence ATGAAAAAACGTGAATGGCTAATTGTGATTCTGCCACTTCTGGCGACGTGGTCCTTGGACCGCATCACCAAGATCTGGGCAACAGGAATCACGCAGTTGAAATCCTATGGTCCTGTGCACTTCGTTCTTCATCATAACCATGGGGCTATGCTGGGACTGTTCTCGGATCTGCCATCGGTGCTGCGTATCGTGTCCCTTTCCACGGGTGGCGCGTTTTTGCTGGCGACTTATGCTTTGATTCAATACCTGCTTCCAATTAAATCCCTCACTTTGCGCTCGGGTCTTTCCATTCTGATTGGCGGCATCATCGGGAACGTCACCGACCGCATCATCTGGGGTTACGTGGTGGACTTTATCGTGGTCGGCACGCCGTCCTTGTCCAGCCCGGCTTTCAACGTCGCCGATGCCCTGCAGTGGGTGGGGTATGGACTGATCGTCTATGCCATCATTCGTGAAGGCGAACTGCTGTGGCCCGAAAACAACGTGCGCAAACAGTACTGGGTGAACATGCCGTTTCAGTTGAAGTACTGCTTTATCCTGATGGGTGTGGGATTAAGCCTGACACTGATCTGCTCGGTGTTTTCCTATACCTACATGCGTGTGACGATTCAGGAACTGGTGGGAAACAACGCCTTTTTGCTGAATAAATTCCTGGTGCCGTTTGTGATCACGTTCATGATCATCTCAGTTGCGTTCTGCGCGATCTTGTTTGCGGTGGGCCGTCTGATTTCCCACCGCATCGCCGGTCCCCTTTATGCTTTTGAGCGCTTCCTGCATCAGGCCCTGGAAGGCAAGGCAGACGCCCATCTGAAACTTCGTACCGGGGACGAGTTCAAACATCTCGAAGAACTGGCGGACGAGATCAACAAACGCCTGCATCAGATTAAAAAAGAACGCACCGTAAACGTCATCGAATACAAAGAAGAGGGCTAG